The proteins below are encoded in one region of Epinephelus lanceolatus isolate andai-2023 chromosome 7, ASM4190304v1, whole genome shotgun sequence:
- the rapgef2b gene encoding rap guanine nucleotide exchange factor 2 isoform X19 encodes MKPLAAADSNGVPSQQDKTPLPADFSRLHLADGLHPQVTHVSSSHSGCSITSDSGSSSLSDIYQATENEPGDMDLSGLPETAVDSEEDDDEEDIERASDPLMSRDIVRDCLEKDPMDRTDDDIEQLLEFMHQLPAFANMTMSVRRELCAVMVFAVVERAGTIVLNDGEELDSWSVILNGSVEVTYPEGRTEILCMGNSFGVSPTMEKEYMKGVMKTKVDDCQFVCIAQQDYCCILNQVEKNMQKVEEEGEIVMVKEHRELDRTGTRKGHIVIKGTPERLTMHLVEEHSVVDPTYIEDFLLTYRTFLSSPMVVGKKLLEWFHDPSLRDKVTRVVLLWVNNHFNDFEGDPAMTHFLEEFENNLEKEKMCGHLRLLNIACAAKAKPRLVTLTKPSRDSPLAFSLLGGQEKGFRIFIDAVEPGSKAAEVGLKRGDQILEVNGQNFENVQLSKANEILKNNTHLSITVKTNLLVFKELLTRPEHDHDLDGEEEHDRKNGAPHLPKIGDIKKASRYSIPDLAVDVEQVMGLEKVSKKAKTNTVGGRNKLKKIFDKTLTSILPPKPYNDVCVGQSQDDSIVGMKQSKQIAPALPVSGNLSSSNPDLLQSHHRILDFNNQPVPVILNMSDQVLRVFKADQQSRYIMIGKDTTAKEVVAQAIREFALTAAPEAYSLCEVSVTPEGVIKQRRLPDQLSKLADRIQLSGRYYLKSNMETETLCSDEDAQDLLREGQISLLQLSTVEVATQLSMRAFELFCAIEPTEYIDDLFKLRSKTGSASLKRFEEAINHETFWVATEVTREPNQLKRMKTVKHFIKIALHCRECKNFNSMFAIISGLNLAPVSRLRGTWEKLPSKYEKLFGDLQDLFDPSRNMAKYRNVLNNQNLQPPIIPLFPVIKKDLTFLHEGNDSKVDGLVNFEKLRMIAKEIRHVGRMASVNMDPALMFRTRKKKWRSLGSLSQGSANAAVLDVTQTGGHKKRVRRSSFLNAKKLYEDAQMARKVKQYLSNLSLETNEESLQTLSLQCEPSISTLPKNAGGKRPDTSPVVSRAASQQRGQLAKGNQALQVPAVALYPSRKKVPVKDLPPFGTSSPQSLKKILSLSEEGNERHRRQPEDTVSNASSQLSSPPTSPQSSPKKGYNRMGDAYSDSGHSEISSRSSLVSNSSFDMAQEERRLRHSGGVGESHIGGQRLERRATTDPDQYSLGSYSSMQDCRGIYTGCPTVLSSPSSEELTQDQGDRVSLDAADSGRGSWTSCSSGSHDNIQTMQQGRSWETLAFGGGGGGGGGVIGGLPPGGPEALLGGPAALWAAQARGSWASASSSSSSAAYWGEDSEGDTGTIKRRGGKDVNADPETSSITSTGSEEAKQLSRPSPSPITAGGKGLISRKESRYREPPPTPPGYTALTISDLAEGQHPAPSVPTSTATHSGRRPPDYTTALQRSRMVTQSPDSQGAKQRAGGLHRTRSPAEEQEAEEEEEGESLSSKLIALRKPKPVAQHTPETPRP; translated from the exons GGACGACGATGAGGAGGACATCGAGCGAGCGTCGGACCCCCTCATGAGCCGGGACATCGTGCGGGACTGCCTGGAGAAGGACCCCATGGACAGGACCGACGACGACATAG AGCAATTACTGGAGTTCATGCATCAACTGCCAGCATTTGCCAACATGACCATGTCAGTGAGGAGGGAACTCTGTGCCGTCATGGTCTTCGCTGTGGTCGAACGCGCCGGCACCATCGTTCTCAATGAtggagaggag CTGGACTCGTGGTCGGTGATCCTGAATGGTTCGGTGGAGGTGACGTACCCCGAGGGCCGGACAGAGATCCTGTGCATGGGGAACAGTTTTGGCGTGTCACCAACCATGGAGAAGGAATACATGAAGGGCGTGATGAAGACCAAGGTGGACGACTGCCAG TTCGTGTGTATAGCCCAGCAGGACTACTGCTGCATCCTCAACCAGGTGGAGAAGAACATGcagaaggtggaggaggaaggggagatCGTTATGGTGAAGGAACACCGTGAACTGGACCGCACCGGTACCAGGAAAGGACACATCGTCATCAAG GGGACACCGGAGCGTCTCACCATGCACCTGGTGGAGGAACACTCAGTGGTGGATCCCACCTACATCGAGGACTTCCTGTTGACATACAGGACCTTCCTCTCCAGCCCCATGGTCGTGGGCAAGAAGCTTCTGGAGTGGTTCCACGACCCCAGTCTCAGGGACAAG gttaCACGGGTAGTCTTGCTGTGGGTAAACAATCACTTCAATGACTTTGAGGGTGACCCTGCCATGACTCACTTTCTGGAGGAGTTTGAAAACAATCTGGAGAAAGAA AAAATGTGTGGGCACCTCAGACTGTTAAATATAGCGTGTGCTGCTAAAGCCAAGCCGCGGTTGGTGACGCTGACCAAGCCGTCCAGGGACTCTCCTCTGGCCTTCAGCCTCCTCGGAGGTCAGGAGAAAGGTTTTCGCATCTTCATTGATGCCGTGGAGCCTGGGAGCAAGGCAGCAGAAGTCGGCCTTAAGCGTGGAGATCAG ATCTTGGAGGTCAATGGGCAGAACTTTGAGAATGTCCAGCTCAGCAAAGCCAACGAGATTCTGAAGAACAACACCCACTTGTCCATAACTGTGAAAACAAATCTTTTAG TGTTTAAAGAGCTGCTAACAAGGCCAGAGCACGACCACGACTTGGACGGTGAGGAAGAACATGACCGAAAGAACGGCGCACCCCACCTTCCAAAGATCGGCGACATCAAGAAGGCCAGCCGCTACTCCATCCCCGACCTGGCGGTGGACGTGGAGCAGGTGATGGGCCTGGAGAAGGTCAGCAAGAAAGCGAAGACCAACACAGTGGGAGGACGCAACAAGCTGAAGAAGATCTTCGACAAGACGCTCACCAGCATCCTGCCTCCTAAACCATACAA TGACGTTTGCGTGGGCCAATCGCAGGACGACAGCATTGTGGGGATGAAGCAGTCCAAACAGATCGCACCAGCTCTGCCCGTTAGTGGGAACCTCTCGTCGTCAAACCCGGACCTCCTGCAGTCTCACCACCGCATCCTCGACTTCAACAACCAGCCTG TCCCAGTCATACTGA ATATGTCGGACCAGGTATTACGAGTCTTCAAAGCAGACCAGCAGTCTCGATACATCATGATCGGGAAGGACACGACGGCCAAGGAGGTGGTGGCTCAAGCTATCAGGGAGTTTGCCCTGACTGCTGCACCAGAAGCTTATTCTCTGTGTGAAGTATCCGTCACGCCAGAAGGCGTCATCAAACAGAGGCGGTTACCAGATCAGCTGTCTAAACTAGCCGACAGGATTCAACTGAGTGGCAG ATACTACCTAAAGAGCAACATGGAGACCGAGACGTTATGTTCAGACGAGGACGCTCAGGACCTCTTGCGAGAGGGCCAGATCTCTTTGTTACAGCTCAGCACGGTGGAGGTCGCCACTCAGCTCTCCATGCGGGCCTTTGAACTCTTCTGCGCCATCGAGCCCACCGAATACATCGACGATCTCTTCAAGCTGCGCTCCAAGACGGGCTCGGCCAGCCTGAAGCGCTTTGAGGAGGCCATCAACCACGAGACCTTCTGGGTGGCCACGGAGGTGACGCGGGAGCCCAACCAGCTCAAACGCATGAAGACTGTCAAGCACTTCATCAAGATCGCGCTGCACTGCCGCGAGTGCAAGAACTTCAACTCCATGTTCGCCATCATCAG TGGTCTGAACCTGGCTCCAGTCTCCAGACTGAGGGGAACATGGGAGAAGCTACCTAGCAAGTACGAGAAGCTGTTCGGGGACCTGCAGGACCTCTTCGACCCCTCTAGGAATATGGCCAAGTACAGGAATGTCCTCAACAATCAGAACCTCCAGCCACCAATCATCCCCCTGTTCCCCGTCATCAAGAAGGACCTCACCTTCCTACATGAAG GCAACGACTCTAAGGTGGACGGCCTGGTCAACTTTGAAAAGCTGAGGATGATTGCCAAAGAAATTCGCCATGTTGGTCGCATGGCCTCCGTTAACATGGACCCAGCCCTGATGTTCCGGACCAG GAAGAAGAAGTGGAGAAGTTTAGG GTCTCTAAGCCAGGGCAGTGCCAATGCGGCGGTGCTCGATGTCACCCAGACAGGCGGGCACAAGAAGAGGGTGCGACGCAGCTCCTTCCTGAACGCCAAAAAGCTTTACGAGGACGCCCAGATGGCCAGGAAGGTCAAACAGTACCTTTCCAACCTCAGTCTAGAAACAAACGAGGAGAGTCTGCAGACGCTCTCGCTGCAGTGTGAACCCTCCATCAGCACAT TGCCCAAGAATGCCGGTGGGAAACGACCAGACACCTCCCCGGTCGTGTCCAGAGCTGCCAGCCAACAGAGGGGCCAGTTGGCCAAAGGTAACCAGGCCCTCCAGGTCCCCGCCGTGGCCCTGTACCCATCTCGAAAGAAAGTGCCAGTCAAGGACCTGCCGCCTTTCG GCACCAGTTCCCCTCAGTCTCTGAAGAAGATCCTGTCTCTGTCAGAGGAGGGGAACGAAAGGCACCGGAGGCAGCCAGAGGACACTGTGTCCAACGCCTCCTCCCAgctctcctcccctcccacctCCCCCCAGAGCTCACCCAAGAAGG GTTACAATAGAATGGGAGACGCCTACTCGGACTCCGGTCACAGTGAGATCTCCTCGCGCTCCAGCCTCGTCAGTAACTCCTCTTTCGACATGGcccaggaggagaggagactgCGTCACTCTGGAGGAGTCGGGGAATCTCACATCGGAGGACAGCGGCTAGAACGAAGAGCCACAACCGACCCCGACCAGTACAGCCTCGG GTCATATTCGTCGATGCAGGACTGCCGGGGCATTTACACCGGCTGCCCTACAGTGCTCTCCTCACCCAGCTCAGAGGAGCTGACTCAGGATCAGGGCGATCGCGTTTCCCTTGATGCTGCAGACAGCGGCCGCGGCTCCTGGACTTCCTGCTCCTCTGGATCCCACGACAACATCCAGACCATGCAGCAGGGACGCAGCTGGGAGACTCTGGCATTCGGTGGAGGCGGAGGCGGAGGCGGAGGAGTCATCGGAGGGCTCCCTCCTGGTGGACCTGAGGCCTTATTAGGGGGGCCCGCTGCACTGTGGGCAGCCCAGGCCAGGGGGAGCTGGGCGTCCGCAagctcctcctcatcctcagctGCGTACTGGGGAGAGGACTCTGAGGGAGACACTGGCACCattaagaggagaggagggaaggacGTCAACGCCGACCCAGAAACAAGTAGCATCACATCCACCGGGTCAGAGGAGGCCAAGCAGCTCAGCCGGCCCTCCCCATCACCCATCACCGCCGGGGGTAAAGGCCTCATTT CACGGAAAGAAAGCCGTTATCGTGAGCCTCCCCCGACTCCCCCCGGCTACACTGCCCTGACCATCTCCGACCTCGCTGAAGGGCAGCATCCGGCCCCGTCTGTTCCCACGTCCACAGCGACCCACTCAGGCCGCCGGCCACCCGACTACACCACGGCTCTGCAGCGCTCACGCATGGTCACCCAGTCGCCCGACTCCCAGGGGGCCAAACAGCGGGCGGGCGGCCTCCACCGCACGCGCTCACCGGCCGAGGAGCAAGAGgcggaagaggaagaggagggtgagTCCTTGTCTTCCAAACTAATCGCTCTGAGGAAGCCAAAGCCAGTGGCACAGCATACACCTGAGACTCCCAGACCATGA